One region of Acidobacteriota bacterium genomic DNA includes:
- a CDS encoding class I SAM-dependent methyltransferase, with amino-acid sequence MIASPEPPSPPPIERIRAYWNGRIHDQEMSEASPGTLGFFNDLDDYRFDKLRYLPRLVDFDGYRDRRVLEIGCGIGTDLVRFARGGARMTGVDLAQQAIDLARRNVELHDVVADALEVADGEALPFEDASFDVVYAHGVVQYTADPACLIREAHRVLRPGGEAIMMVYNRWSWLGVMSALTGTALEHADAPALRMFTIGEFRRLLDPFAEVRIVPERFPVPSRLHKGWKATVYNRFFVGTFNALPRSLVRPLGWHLMAFCRKEA; translated from the coding sequence GTGATCGCCTCTCCCGAGCCCCCCAGTCCTCCACCTATCGAGCGAATCCGCGCGTACTGGAACGGCCGGATCCACGATCAGGAAATGAGCGAGGCGTCGCCCGGCACGCTCGGGTTCTTCAACGACCTCGACGACTACCGCTTCGACAAGCTGCGGTACCTCCCACGACTGGTCGACTTCGACGGCTACCGCGACCGGCGGGTGCTGGAGATCGGCTGCGGCATCGGCACCGACCTGGTCCGCTTCGCACGGGGCGGCGCGCGGATGACCGGAGTCGACCTGGCACAGCAGGCAATCGACCTGGCGCGGCGCAATGTCGAGCTGCATGATGTCGTTGCCGACGCACTCGAGGTGGCTGACGGCGAAGCGCTTCCGTTCGAGGACGCGTCGTTCGACGTCGTCTACGCCCACGGGGTCGTGCAGTACACGGCGGATCCGGCCTGCCTGATACGCGAGGCCCACCGCGTGCTCCGGCCGGGCGGCGAAGCCATCATGATGGTCTACAACCGGTGGTCGTGGCTCGGTGTGATGTCGGCGCTGACCGGCACCGCCCTCGAGCATGCGGACGCGCCCGCCCTTCGAATGTTCACAATCGGCGAGTTCCGCCGCCTCCTCGATCCGTTCGCCGAGGTGCGGATCGTCCCGGAACGCTTTCCCGTCCCGTCACGCCTGCACAAGGGCTGGAAGGCAACGGTCTACAACCGGTTCTTCGTCGGGACCTTCAACGCGCTGCCCCGCAGCCTCGTACGGCCGCTCGGCTGGCACCTCATGGCGTTCTGCCGGAAGGAGGCGTAG